One genomic segment of Synechocystis sp. LKSZ1 includes these proteins:
- a CDS encoding glycosyltransferase family 2 protein — MINQTLPKISIVTPSFNQGEFLEETIFSVLSQNYPNLEYVIIDGGSTDNSIDIIRKYQDHLTYWISEPDRGQYDAINKGFAQTTGEIMAWINSDDKYTPWAFNVIAQVFKSLLQVEWLTTLCPLIWDRQGNPVSFLSRGGYTYSGFMRGENLPKYCIQQESVFWRRSLWERTGAKLDSSLRLAGDFELWTRFYQQAKLYTVEVPLGGFRLYGDQKSVIEYDNYCQEAKESLIKYGGYCYPSIISSFILGLKRYIKLPHVIRQILVKIKIKDEHNLCIYSIEEKTWKVKKI, encoded by the coding sequence ATGATAAATCAAACATTGCCAAAAATCAGCATTGTCACTCCTTCCTTTAACCAAGGAGAATTTCTAGAAGAAACCATTTTTTCTGTTTTATCGCAAAATTATCCTAATCTTGAATATGTCATTATTGATGGAGGATCTACTGACAATAGTATTGATATAATTCGTAAATACCAAGATCATTTAACGTATTGGATTAGTGAGCCAGACAGAGGTCAATACGATGCAATTAATAAGGGTTTTGCACAAACGACAGGAGAGATCATGGCTTGGATAAACTCCGATGATAAGTATACTCCTTGGGCTTTTAATGTTATAGCTCAAGTGTTTAAATCACTCCTTCAAGTTGAGTGGTTAACTACTCTGTGTCCGCTCATTTGGGATAGACAGGGTAATCCAGTTTCTTTTCTCTCTAGAGGAGGCTACACCTATAGCGGATTTATGCGAGGTGAAAACTTACCAAAGTATTGTATTCAACAAGAATCTGTTTTTTGGCGACGCTCACTCTGGGAAAGGACAGGAGCTAAACTGGATTCTTCGTTAAGATTAGCAGGTGATTTTGAACTTTGGACTAGATTTTATCAACAAGCAAAGCTTTATACGGTAGAAGTCCCTTTAGGTGGTTTTCGTTTATACGGCGATCAGAAATCCGTTATTGAATATGATAATTACTGTCAAGAGGCGAAGGAAAGTTTAATAAAATATGGTGGCTATTGTTATCCTTCGATAATCTCAAGTTTTATTCTTGGTTTAAAGAGATATATTAAACTGCCTCATGTTATCAGACAAATTCTAGTTAAAATAAAAATCAAGGATGAGCATAATTTATGTATTTACTCTATTGAAGAAAAAACCTGGAAGGTCAAAAAAATATAA
- a CDS encoding methyltransferase, TIGR04325 family produces MNSQQSRFLSKAKFLAKELMPPFIWKALKKLNSPEEYGFFGNYSSWQAALKDSDGYSSDVILEKVKNSLLQVKEGKAIYERDSVLFDTIQYSFPVLATLLRVALENEAKLSVLDFGGSLGSSYFQCRDFLAGVKKLRWSIVEQPNFVKYGQKYFQDNQLKFYENIDACLECEQPDVILLSSVIQYLEKPHEFIENIINKYNFSYVLIDRLALIEDYDDRLAIQKVSPEIYNASYPSWFFGESKFLKHFQEKYELIFEFQGTDKVNILSKFKGFIFKKKG; encoded by the coding sequence ATGAATTCCCAGCAATCACGTTTTCTTTCAAAGGCAAAATTTTTAGCTAAGGAGCTAATGCCTCCATTTATCTGGAAAGCATTAAAAAAGCTAAATTCACCTGAAGAGTATGGATTTTTTGGAAATTATTCTTCTTGGCAAGCGGCATTAAAAGATTCCGATGGTTATAGCTCAGATGTGATTTTAGAAAAAGTAAAGAACTCATTATTACAAGTCAAAGAAGGAAAAGCCATTTATGAGCGTGATTCTGTTTTATTTGATACAATTCAATATTCTTTTCCAGTTTTAGCCACTCTATTAAGAGTGGCATTGGAAAATGAGGCAAAATTAAGTGTGCTTGACTTTGGTGGCTCTTTAGGCAGTTCTTACTTTCAGTGTCGAGACTTTTTAGCAGGTGTTAAAAAACTACGGTGGAGCATCGTCGAACAGCCCAACTTTGTTAAATATGGACAGAAATATTTTCAAGATAATCAACTAAAATTTTATGAAAATATAGATGCTTGTTTAGAATGTGAACAACCAGATGTTATTTTATTGTCTAGCGTAATTCAGTATTTAGAGAAACCCCATGAATTTATTGAAAACATAATCAATAAATACAATTTTTCTTATGTTTTGATTGATAGACTTGCTTTGATTGAAGACTATGATGATAGACTAGCTATTCAAAAAGTTTCTCCAGAAATATATAATGCTAGTTATCCTTCTTGGTTTTTTGGTGAATCTAAGTTCTTGAAGCATTTCCAGGAAAAATATGAATTGATTTTTGAATTCCAGGGAACCGATAAAGTTAATATTTTGTCGAAATTTAAAGGCTTTATTTTCAAAAAAAAAGGATGA
- a CDS encoding glycosyltransferase family 2 protein, which yields MLAPKKNTYIIIPVHNRKLVTTNCLNNLKRNGDLDIYQVIIIDDGSTDGTSEFIKSEYPKVILLQGDGNLWWTGAIRMGMEYAYEQSANYFIWLNDDCYPQKGTIDKLLFFCHQDPDLIIGSQCIDSSTLEPSYAGISTKRKYFKAIHCQSKSIIECDALNGNLVCFSRNLIDKIGYPDNKIFPHHLGDFVYTNNALKNGFKLYIHGGAISFCSQNPQNASWLYSKKSFKQYWHDFFLQTSPSYWKIQVSAYESVFGKIGFLYYFYHGFIKFIIIFFILRPLPIKFKQIFKS from the coding sequence ATGCTTGCCCCCAAAAAAAACACCTATATCATAATACCTGTACACAATAGAAAGCTTGTTACCACAAACTGCTTAAATAATTTGAAAAGAAATGGCGATCTAGATATTTATCAGGTCATTATTATCGATGATGGATCAACTGATGGCACTAGTGAGTTTATCAAGTCTGAATATCCTAAGGTTATCCTTTTACAAGGCGATGGTAATCTTTGGTGGACTGGTGCTATTCGCATGGGTATGGAATATGCATACGAGCAGAGTGCCAACTATTTTATTTGGCTAAATGATGATTGTTATCCTCAAAAAGGAACTATCGATAAATTATTGTTTTTTTGCCATCAAGATCCTGATTTAATTATTGGATCACAATGTATTGATTCTTCTACTTTAGAACCCAGTTATGCTGGTATTTCAACAAAAAGAAAATATTTTAAGGCAATTCATTGTCAATCTAAATCGATAATAGAATGTGATGCTTTAAACGGAAATTTAGTATGTTTTAGTCGGAACTTAATAGATAAAATTGGCTACCCAGATAACAAAATATTCCCTCATCATTTAGGAGACTTTGTTTACACAAATAACGCTCTTAAAAATGGCTTTAAGCTTTATATTCACGGAGGAGCTATTTCTTTTTGTTCTCAAAATCCCCAAAATGCATCATGGTTGTACTCTAAAAAATCATTTAAACAATATTGGCATGATTTTTTTCTACAAACATCGCCATCTTATTGGAAGATACAGGTATCAGCATACGAATCAGTGTTTGGAAAAATTGGATTTTTATATTATTTTTATCATGGTTTTATAAAATTCATAATTATCTTCTTTATACTAAGACCACTACCTATAAAATTTAAACAGATTTTTAAATCATAG
- a CDS encoding FkbM family methyltransferase — MKNLLSKAILKILKKTKLYDSETSLTSSLSRCVTRQTIINTIIDVGASNGCWSATARKYFPTAFYHLIEANPWHAQSLENLKTQWKNYDYTLAAAGDIVGEIYFNDSDPFGGLASHTQSEETNLKIPVVTIDSIVEKYKLPPPYLLKLDTHGFEVPIFEGAVKTLSNTNLIIVETYNFDINPQSLRFPQMCQYLEQEGFRCIDICDPLFRNQDKALWQFDLFFIPSSSLFFQDNQWR; from the coding sequence ATGAAAAACTTACTTTCAAAAGCCATTCTCAAAATATTAAAGAAAACCAAACTTTATGATTCAGAAACATCGTTGACGAGTTCACTAAGTCGTTGTGTTACTAGGCAAACCATAATTAATACTATAATCGATGTTGGTGCATCCAATGGTTGCTGGTCAGCTACAGCTCGAAAATATTTTCCGACAGCCTTTTATCACCTAATTGAAGCTAATCCTTGGCATGCTCAATCCTTAGAAAATCTCAAAACACAATGGAAAAACTATGATTATACATTAGCTGCCGCAGGAGATATTGTCGGTGAAATTTATTTTAATGATAGCGATCCTTTTGGTGGTCTTGCATCCCACACTCAATCAGAGGAAACTAACTTAAAAATTCCTGTTGTTACTATTGATAGCATTGTTGAAAAATACAAACTCCCCCCCCCCTACCTACTTAAACTGGATACCCACGGTTTTGAAGTTCCTATTTTTGAAGGTGCAGTTAAAACTTTATCAAATACGAATCTTATTATTGTTGAAACTTATAACTTTGATATTAATCCCCAGAGCTTAAGATTTCCGCAGATGTGCCAATATTTGGAACAGGAAGGTTTTCGTTGTATTGATATTTGTGACCCATTATTTCGTAATCAAGATAAGGCATTATGGCAATTTGATTTATTTTTTATTCCTTCTTCTAGTCTATTCTTCCAGGATAATCAATGGAGGTAA
- a CDS encoding ABC transporter ATP-binding protein has translation MAETLAITTQGLTKQFERQRAVNNVDLEVPEGAVYGLIGPNGAGKTTLIRLLAMAEEASTGEIFLFGDRLIPGEDNLRLKQYLGYLPDDYPLYDNLTVWDYLDYFARLYFLTTPHRRHRIQEVLELVQLTSKRQSKIRTLSRGMKQRLSLARTIIHEPVLLLLDEPVSGLDPLARMQFREIIKVLQKAGMTILISSHVLSDLAELCTAVGIMELGCLVESTSLEALYRRLGRQQIRIKALERLADLHHWLSQYPGVDSLDLNLDKQQITLAFSGEASASADLLRALVLEGFPLTEFQLLQENLEEIFLKLGHQQVS, from the coding sequence ATGGCAGAGACATTAGCCATTACCACCCAAGGCCTGACCAAACAATTTGAGCGTCAGCGGGCCGTCAATAACGTTGACCTTGAAGTTCCCGAAGGAGCCGTCTATGGTCTCATTGGCCCTAATGGGGCTGGCAAGACTACCTTAATCCGCCTATTAGCCATGGCCGAAGAAGCCTCCACGGGGGAAATCTTTCTCTTTGGCGACCGGCTGATACCGGGGGAAGACAATCTCCGCCTCAAGCAATATCTGGGCTATCTTCCCGATGACTATCCCCTCTACGACAATTTAACCGTCTGGGATTACCTCGACTACTTTGCCCGCTTGTACTTTTTAACCACGCCCCACCGCCGCCACCGTATCCAAGAGGTTTTAGAACTGGTGCAGTTGACCAGTAAACGCCAGAGCAAAATTCGCACCCTTTCTCGGGGTATGAAACAGCGACTCAGTCTAGCCCGCACCATTATCCATGAGCCGGTTTTACTCTTACTGGATGAGCCGGTATCGGGGCTAGACCCCCTGGCCCGGATGCAGTTTCGGGAAATTATCAAGGTTCTGCAAAAGGCCGGGATGACCATTCTGATTTCCTCCCACGTCCTCAGTGACCTAGCGGAGCTTTGTACGGCCGTGGGCATCATGGAACTGGGCTGTTTGGTGGAAAGCACCTCTTTGGAGGCCCTTTACCGACGATTAGGAAGACAGCAAATTCGCATCAAGGCCCTGGAGCGCTTAGCTGACCTCCACCATTGGTTAAGTCAGTATCCCGGTGTTGATTCCTTAGATCTGAATTTAGACAAACAACAAATCACCCTGGCTTTTAGTGGTGAAGCATCAGCCAGTGCTGATTTACTTCGGGCCCTGGTTCTGGAAGGATTTCCGCTGACAGAGTTTCAACTGCTCCAGGAAAATCTGGAGGAAATTTTTCTCAAATTAGGACATCAACAGGTGTCCTGA
- a CDS encoding DegT/DnrJ/EryC1/StrS family aminotransferase — protein sequence MIKMNDFAGEPEELLQEQISAVEKVLRSGWYVLGPEVKNFEKLWAENCLVNHAVGVANGMEALEIGLLSLNLQPDDEIITTPMTAFATVLAIIRAGAVPVLADIDPQTGLLDPDSVERCISPKTKAILLVHLYGQIRQMDRWQDLYQHYNLTLLEDCAQCHLATWQGQAGGSFGIWGAYSFYPTKNLGAIGDAGALVTNDLAIAQQAIILRNYGQTQRYHHPEIGLNSRLDELQAALLSVRLKWLAEFTQQRKYIANCYLTKITNPKITLLDPPQDQENHVYHLFVIKTDQRERLMEHLNKSEINNLSHYPIPIHHQEPCLGIRTDPQGLKYAEIHADQCLSLPCHPQMTDPQILRVIEVINEY from the coding sequence ATGATCAAAATGAACGACTTTGCGGGCGAACCCGAAGAACTGTTACAAGAACAAATATCAGCAGTTGAAAAAGTACTTCGTTCCGGCTGGTATGTTTTGGGGCCAGAAGTTAAAAATTTTGAGAAATTATGGGCTGAAAACTGTTTGGTTAACCATGCGGTTGGTGTAGCCAATGGAATGGAAGCGTTAGAAATTGGGCTATTGAGCCTAAACCTCCAACCGGATGATGAAATCATCACCACTCCCATGACGGCCTTTGCCACAGTTTTAGCCATCATTCGAGCAGGAGCCGTGCCCGTATTAGCAGATATCGATCCCCAGACAGGTTTGTTAGATCCAGATAGCGTTGAACGGTGTATCAGTCCCAAAACTAAAGCTATTTTATTAGTGCATCTCTATGGACAAATTCGCCAAATGGATCGGTGGCAGGATCTCTATCAACATTACAACCTAACTCTATTAGAGGATTGCGCCCAATGCCATTTAGCCACCTGGCAAGGTCAAGCTGGAGGTAGTTTTGGTATCTGGGGGGCTTATAGCTTCTATCCCACCAAAAATCTAGGGGCTATTGGAGATGCCGGGGCCTTAGTGACCAATGATCTGGCGATCGCCCAACAAGCCATTATTTTGCGTAATTATGGTCAGACCCAAAGGTATCACCATCCAGAAATTGGCTTAAATAGTCGCCTTGATGAACTCCAAGCTGCTTTGCTATCTGTTCGTCTCAAATGGTTAGCCGAGTTTACACAACAAAGAAAATATATTGCCAATTGTTATCTTACAAAAATTACTAATCCCAAAATTACACTTTTAGATCCTCCCCAAGACCAAGAAAACCATGTCTATCATCTTTTTGTTATCAAGACCGACCAAAGAGAACGACTAATGGAACACTTAAACAAAAGTGAGATTAATAATCTATCTCATTATCCCATTCCTATTCACCACCAAGAACCTTGTTTAGGAATTAGAACTGACCCCCAAGGTCTAAAATATGCTGAAATCCATGCAGATCAATGTTTATCATTACCTTGTCATCCGCAAATGACTGATCCACAAATTCTTCGGGTTATTGAGGTTATCAATGAATACTAA
- a CDS encoding class I SAM-dependent methyltransferase has product MKTKLKQLFEKEQFYPSLFGLLINPFYFARKGLLENIQDFSPLVTGKTLDVGCGSKPYQKLFDASEYIGLEIDSENNRKNKKADYFYQGDKFPFNDEEFDSVISNEVLEHIFNPDTFLSEINRVLKNQGTLLITVPFVWDEHEQPYDYARYSSFGLKYLLNKYGFKIIEYRKSMNDVRVIFQLINAYLYKKTVTSNQYFNLMSTIFLMSWFNVLGELLSKILPKNNDLYLDSIILAKKEKNNE; this is encoded by the coding sequence ATGAAAACTAAATTAAAACAATTATTTGAAAAAGAGCAATTTTATCCTAGCTTGTTTGGGTTATTGATTAACCCCTTTTACTTCGCTAGAAAGGGACTCCTTGAGAATATTCAAGACTTTAGCCCATTGGTCACAGGAAAAACCCTCGACGTTGGTTGTGGAAGCAAACCCTATCAAAAACTTTTCGATGCATCAGAATATATTGGGCTAGAAATAGACTCAGAAAACAACAGAAAAAATAAAAAAGCGGACTATTTTTATCAGGGTGATAAATTTCCTTTCAATGATGAAGAATTTGATTCTGTTATTAGCAATGAAGTTTTAGAACATATTTTTAATCCTGACACCTTTTTATCTGAAATTAATCGAGTGCTGAAAAACCAAGGAACTTTATTGATTACTGTCCCGTTCGTCTGGGATGAACATGAACAACCCTATGACTATGCCCGTTATTCATCTTTTGGATTAAAATATTTACTTAATAAGTATGGATTTAAGATTATAGAATATCGAAAAAGCATGAATGATGTTAGAGTGATTTTTCAACTAATCAATGCTTATTTATACAAAAAAACAGTAACATCAAACCAATATTTTAACCTAATGAGCACCATATTTTTAATGTCTTGGTTTAATGTATTGGGTGAACTATTATCAAAAATTCTTCCTAAAAACAACGACCTATATTTGGACAGCATTATTCTTGCTAAAAAGGAGAAAAATAATGAGTGA
- a CDS encoding Uma2 family endonuclease has product MHQSLKMTLALSPLTLKDFLQLPNIEESPAWELINQVPSQKPMPTLYHSRLQKRLVAKIDNASTIYEALPEFRCVLSTNSIVPDIAITHTARLPTTNQPLEGAPDWLIEILFPDQRSTKIITKIQTCLEEGTQLAWLIDPLEEIILVFQPHQPLLICRGDSILPVPSDLPLTLSAQEIFSWLQS; this is encoded by the coding sequence ATGCACCAATCATTAAAAATGACCCTAGCCCTTTCCCCCCTTACCCTCAAGGATTTTCTGCAACTACCCAACATTGAAGAATCCCCCGCCTGGGAACTCATCAACCAAGTGCCCAGCCAAAAACCAATGCCCACCTTGTATCACAGCCGACTGCAAAAACGCCTCGTTGCCAAAATTGATAATGCCAGCACCATCTATGAAGCTCTCCCTGAATTTCGTTGTGTCCTGAGTACCAACTCCATCGTTCCCGATATTGCCATCACCCACACCGCCCGACTACCCACCACCAATCAACCCTTAGAAGGAGCCCCCGATTGGCTCATTGAAATTTTATTCCCCGACCAAAGAAGCACCAAAATTATCACTAAAATTCAAACCTGCCTAGAAGAAGGAACCCAATTAGCTTGGTTAATCGATCCCCTCGAAGAAATTATCTTGGTTTTTCAGCCCCATCAGCCCCTTCTCATTTGCCGAGGTGATAGCATTCTCCCCGTTCCTAGCGATCTGCCCCTAACTTTAAGCGCCCAGGAAATCTTTAGCTGGCTCCAGAGTTGA
- a CDS encoding NAD-dependent epimerase/dehydratase family protein has translation MSEFTQFSHKKTLITGGVGFIGSSLARKLVNLNAKVTLVDSLIPQYGGNLFNIHDIQDQVTLNITDVRDPYAIAYLVQGQDFLFNLAGQTSHLDSMVDPQTDLNINASAQLSILEACRKHNPDITLVFASTRQLYGKPQYLPVDENHPIHPVDVNGINKLAGEWYHLLYDDIYNIRSCALRLTNTYGPGMRVKDARQTFLGIWIRKLIEGQPIQVFGDGTQLRDFNYVDDVVEALLWAAIHPKADGEIFNLGSSEYVNLKDLAALMVEIFQDGSYELIPFPPERKKIDIGDYYSDYQKIHQSLGWEPKVNLQTGLEQTIQYYRQHYHHYWEVEA, from the coding sequence ATGAGTGAATTCACACAGTTTTCCCATAAAAAAACTCTCATCACAGGTGGAGTTGGTTTTATTGGTTCTTCTCTGGCGAGAAAACTCGTCAATCTTAACGCCAAAGTTACTCTCGTTGATAGTCTCATTCCCCAATATGGCGGCAATTTGTTCAATATTCATGACATTCAAGATCAAGTTACCCTAAATATTACAGATGTTCGAGATCCCTACGCGATCGCCTACCTAGTCCAAGGGCAAGACTTTCTATTCAACCTCGCAGGACAAACCAGCCACCTTGACTCCATGGTCGATCCCCAAACCGACTTGAACATTAACGCCTCTGCCCAACTGTCAATTCTGGAAGCCTGTCGCAAACATAACCCAGACATTACCCTCGTATTTGCCAGCACCCGACAACTCTATGGCAAACCCCAGTATTTGCCCGTTGACGAAAATCATCCCATTCATCCCGTTGACGTTAACGGTATTAACAAACTTGCGGGTGAGTGGTATCACTTGCTTTATGATGACATTTATAACATCCGCTCCTGTGCATTACGCTTAACCAACACCTACGGGCCAGGAATGCGGGTCAAGGACGCCCGACAAACCTTTCTCGGCATTTGGATTCGTAAACTAATTGAAGGACAGCCCATTCAAGTTTTTGGTGATGGAACCCAACTCAGGGATTTTAACTATGTTGACGATGTAGTCGAAGCCCTTCTATGGGCCGCCATTCATCCTAAAGCTGATGGGGAAATTTTTAATCTAGGTAGCTCTGAATATGTAAATCTGAAGGACTTAGCCGCTTTAATGGTCGAAATATTCCAGGACGGCTCCTATGAATTAATTCCCTTTCCCCCGGAACGAAAAAAAATTGATATTGGTGATTACTACAGCGATTATCAAAAAATTCATCAATCCCTAGGCTGGGAGCCAAAAGTGAATTTACAAACAGGACTGGAACAAACTATTCAGTATTATCGCCAACATTATCATCATTATTGGGAGGTAGAAGCATGA
- a CDS encoding glycosyltransferase produces MRLLRITTNYPNYLSQFYTKKSELKNKLFSIQYQKITDDCFGWADFWSKALEHHGYDVTEIISNAKYMQFAWARENQIAINSVNWLEEITLRQIQSVAPEILFVDDHSTFTPKFINHVREQCPSIRLILGWCGSPIHNYSVFNSYDIILSNIPELVTEFQKLGHKSYHVNHAFEPRILDKINKLVAQDIDFSFIGSIVKASNYHIEREVFLEKLVNQTNLEIWSDVSSSSLLNQKLLPIKQFVHDCIQPCKKNPFLSKIILKLPKLKNFIKLSDRPSNKDFISRSIVLRSHNPVYGLEMYQQLAKSKLAFNNHINISLQSASNMRLFEATGVGTCLITDWKDNLTELFESDREVVTYRNVEECIEKVKWLLENDDARQAIAEAGQKRTLKDHTFSQRAIQLDEIIRKSL; encoded by the coding sequence ATGCGCCTTCTCCGAATCACCACGAATTATCCTAATTATTTAAGCCAGTTCTATACAAAAAAATCAGAACTTAAAAATAAGCTTTTTTCGATACAGTATCAAAAAATAACAGATGATTGTTTTGGGTGGGCAGATTTTTGGTCAAAAGCCTTAGAACATCATGGATATGATGTTACAGAAATTATATCTAACGCAAAATATATGCAATTTGCCTGGGCAAGAGAAAACCAGATTGCCATAAATTCGGTTAATTGGCTGGAAGAAATTACACTAAGGCAAATACAATCAGTCGCACCTGAAATATTATTTGTTGATGATCATTCAACCTTTACTCCAAAGTTCATTAATCATGTCCGAGAGCAATGCCCATCAATTAGGCTCATTTTAGGTTGGTGCGGTTCTCCTATTCATAATTATTCTGTCTTTAATAGTTATGATATCATCTTGTCGAACATTCCAGAATTGGTAACAGAATTTCAAAAACTCGGACATAAATCTTATCATGTTAATCATGCCTTTGAGCCGAGGATCTTGGATAAAATCAACAAGCTAGTTGCACAGGATATTGATTTTTCGTTTATTGGATCCATCGTCAAAGCGTCGAATTATCATATTGAACGTGAAGTTTTTTTAGAGAAGCTAGTCAATCAAACTAATCTAGAAATTTGGTCTGATGTTTCTTCATCATCATTACTCAACCAGAAATTGCTACCAATTAAGCAATTTGTGCATGATTGTATTCAACCTTGTAAAAAAAATCCATTTCTATCTAAAATTATACTTAAATTACCTAAGCTTAAAAATTTCATTAAATTGAGTGATCGTCCAAGCAATAAAGATTTCATAAGTAGGTCAATTGTATTAAGATCTCACAATCCTGTGTATGGATTGGAAATGTATCAACAGCTTGCCAAATCTAAGCTAGCCTTTAACAATCATATTAATATTTCATTACAATCCGCTTCCAATATGCGCTTGTTTGAAGCGACAGGTGTTGGAACTTGTTTAATCACTGACTGGAAAGATAATCTTACTGAACTATTCGAGTCAGATCGAGAAGTTGTAACTTATCGTAATGTTGAAGAATGTATTGAGAAAGTAAAATGGTTACTAGAAAATGATGATGCTCGTCAAGCTATAGCTGAGGCGGGACAAAAGCGAACACTAAAAGATCATACTTTTTCCCAAAGAGCTATTCAATTAGATGAAATAATTAGAAAATCTTTATAA
- a CDS encoding glycosyltransferase family 2 protein yields the protein MTDLPLLSICIPAYNRPVWLRRGLESIAESAGVGIEVVITDDSDTDQGRDIAAEVFAGWSGVWRYEHHERPLGMAQNWNRAIQWATGRYVVILHDDDFFVAGGLDRLVAQLRGLANQYPVMLFGVRVVDEQERVMKRQVFAQDRYLSPQEALMRLFSNSSFVRFPGMVIQRPVFTEVGFFNPDWREPCDLEMWMRLFSCYGVYCCQEVTVAYRVHSQALTMGSFHRETVKILLALFGELEKLNILATAEISRCKGAFFHQYVLSGAWRQLQRGRWRQFQEVMGLLELPALRGLDCPLRWRFLKGVFSVFAQVLKG from the coding sequence ATGACTGACTTACCTTTACTAAGTATTTGTATTCCGGCTTATAATCGGCCGGTTTGGTTGCGGCGGGGTTTGGAATCCATTGCCGAAAGTGCCGGGGTGGGAATCGAGGTGGTGATTACGGATGATTCGGATACGGATCAGGGAAGGGATATTGCGGCTGAGGTGTTTGCCGGGTGGTCTGGGGTTTGGCGGTATGAACACCATGAACGGCCGTTGGGGATGGCGCAAAATTGGAACCGGGCCATTCAATGGGCGACGGGGCGGTATGTGGTGATCCTCCATGATGATGATTTTTTTGTGGCGGGGGGGCTGGATCGGTTGGTGGCGCAGTTACGGGGATTGGCGAATCAGTATCCGGTGATGTTGTTTGGGGTGCGGGTGGTGGATGAGCAGGAACGGGTGATGAAGCGGCAGGTTTTTGCTCAAGATCGTTATTTATCACCCCAGGAGGCGTTGATGCGCTTATTTTCTAATTCGTCGTTTGTGCGGTTTCCGGGCATGGTGATACAACGGCCGGTGTTTACTGAGGTGGGTTTTTTTAATCCGGATTGGCGGGAACCCTGTGATCTGGAGATGTGGATGCGGTTGTTTTCTTGCTATGGTGTGTATTGTTGTCAGGAGGTGACGGTGGCCTATCGGGTGCATTCCCAGGCCTTAACAATGGGGTCATTTCATAGAGAGACCGTAAAAATATTGCTGGCGTTGTTTGGGGAGTTGGAAAAGCTAAATATTTTGGCGACAGCAGAGATTAGTCGGTGCAAGGGCGCATTTTTTCATCAATATGTGTTATCAGGGGCCTGGCGGCAGTTGCAGCGGGGCCGTTGGCGGCAGTTTCAGGAGGTGATGGGATTATTGGAGTTGCCGGCGTTGAGGGGGTTAGATTGTCCGCTGAGGTGGCGATTTTTGAAGGGGGTGTTTTCTGTCTTCGCCCAGGTATTGAAGGGTTAG